The Ostrinia nubilalis chromosome 17, ilOstNubi1.1, whole genome shotgun sequence genome contains a region encoding:
- the LOC135080097 gene encoding protein artichoke-like codes for MELRLGLLLFTFVHKVISSEDTSCEAVVTKNSEPGCLLKVTCKHHLKNINSLIEKDKKDEKDEKCSGSSGTVPIINIRLEFYDVPFNDVNNLKELNSLSDEICKDVKYLTINGGEMTEVPEVVYNKMNNLESIHLENNNLVSLNIHKLQKENLKILSVSGNKIDKLVEEASKNKCNLEIIDLSKNRITDIPSHYFATCEKLKKLYLSSNALKKLKIEQFHGLQLLEMLDLAYNKFTDVDHSLKIFRDIKELYLDGNNFQSISKDFFQSMPKLTILGLSSNRLTNLNGSLEPLEELTKLDLSKNNLTAIDDKIFSKNGKLEKLDLSDNNILDIQPGSFKGKRITEFNFANNKLQGTLKRETLDGIDPIKLDLSFGGITEIEAECFGSMTKLKELLLNHNQIQKINELAFKGVTSLEKLDLSENKLNILNFRSDLAKLKELNIAHNEIGNVKPEVFENLRDLLKLYLSHNNIKEILPNTFQKLDKLEELDISNNPLEDIDGNTFKGLSQLQKLLISNTYMKSLVRDVFSEMTKLQYLDASSNKIQSIEKDTFENNKEIKELYLRGNMIKNIDEILNGLVNLSKLDLSKNEINSFTNETFSSLHKLEFIDLSDNQNLGLKNPFDNLITLTTVNLKNIKEVTFENIINSNIKNLDLTSCNIIDLNAVHIDKLKELESLKLCNNKIPSIKLDLFEQNDKLKLLDLSQNQLSEINRSKNFDSLHHLETLNLSSNNLKKFTPLYLQSSKTVKNLLLDNNNIDYLDFEGFSLAGVEKLSISGNPILCKDIEEARAKNWYDDFNLTAIKNSLNGCRNPTPPPTEPGKSPVPVPHPTVEDPTEWANMKQRIKNTDEKLTQHINDFDTNVNKKIANDQKEILNTVNRIEKQFKQPTNTAKSDNSMKTLMYVSAIGVVFSIVFMLVKCILKMRSKNK; via the coding sequence agTTGAGATTGGGACTGCTTTTATTCACATTCGTGCATAAAGTAATATCAAGTGAAGATACATCATGTGAAGCTGTTGTCACTAAAAATTCAGAACCAGGATGTTTATTGAAAGTAACATGTAAACAccatttgaaaaatataaattcactaatagaaaaagataaaaaagatGAAAAAGATGAAAAATGTTCTGGCAGTTCAGGAACAGTTCCGATAATTAACATTCGTTTAGAATTTTATGATGTGCCTTTCAACGATGTAAACAATCTAAAAGAACTTAATTCTCTCAGTGATGAAATATGTAAAGACGTAAAGTATTTGACCATCAATGGCGGAGAAATGACAGAGGTACCGGAAgtagtttataataaaatgaataatctTGAGAGCATtcatttagaaaataataatttagtatcATTAAATATACACAAATTACAAAAAGAGAACTTGAAAATTTTAAGTGTATCTGggaataaaattgacaaattAGTCGAAGAAGCTAGTAAAAACAAATGTAATCTTGAAATAATTGATCTTAGTAAAAATCGAATTACTGACATTCCAAGTCATTATTTTGCTACCtgcgaaaaattaaaaaaattgtatttatcTTCTAATGCTCTAAAAAAGCTAAAAATTGAACAATTCCATGGACTTCAACTACTAGAAATGTTAGATTTAgcgtataataaatttacagATGTTGAccatagtttaaaaatatttcgagATATTAAAGAGTTATATTTGGATGGCAATAATTTCCAATCTATAtctaaagatttttttcaatcAATGCCGAAATTAACAATACTAGGTTTGTCCTCCAACAGATTGACCAATTTAAATGGCAGTTTAGAGCCACTTGAAGAACTGACTAAATTAGATTtaagcaaaaataatttaacagctattgatgataaaatattttccaaaaatgGAAAATTGGAGAAGTTAGATTTGTCTGATAACAATATCCTGGACATACAGCCTGGAAGTTTTAAAGGTAAGCGTATTACTGAATTTAATTTTGCAAACAATAAGTTGCAAGGTACCCTCAAACGAGAAACTCTTGATGGCATCGACCCTATTAAACTCGATTTGAGCTTCGGGGGAATTACGGAAATAGAAGCCGAATGTTTTGGTTCCATGACAAAATTAAAAGAGTTGCTATTGAATCACAATCAGATTCAGAAAATTAATGAATTAGCTTTTAAAGGTGTAACAAGTTTAGAAAAATTAGATTTGAGTGAAAATAAACTTAATATACTAAATTTTCGAAGTGACTTAGCAAAATTAAAAGAACTGAACATAGCACATAATGAAATAGGAAATGTAAAGCCAGAAGTATTTGAAAACTTGCGTGatctattaaaattatatttatcacataataatatcaagGAAATATTACCTAATACGTTTCAAAAACTAGATAAGTTGGAAGAACTCGATATTAGTAACAATCCTCTCGAAGATATAGATGGAAATACCTTTAAAGGTTTATCTCAACttcaaaaacttttaatttcaaACACATATATGAAATCTCTTGTAAGAGATGTATTTTCCGAAATGACAAAACTTCAATATTTAGATGCGTCTTCAAATAAGATCCAAAGTATTGAAAAAGACACTTTTGAAAATAACAAGGAAATAAAAGAGCTCTATTTAAGGGGaaatatgataaaaaatattgatgaaatatTAAATGGTTTAGTTAATTTAAGCAAATTGGATTTgagcaaaaatgaaataaattcatttaCAAACGAAACATTTTCTTCACTTCATAAATTAGAGTTTATTGATTTATCTGATAATCAAAATTTAGGTTTAAAAAACCCTTTTGATAATTTGATTACATTAACAACAgtgaatttgaaaaatattaaagaagtcacttttgaaaatattataaattcaaacatcaaaaatcttgACTTGACATCGTGCAATATAATAGACCTCAACGCTGTTCACATTGACAAATTAAAGGAATTAGAATCATTAAAACTTTGTAATAACAAAATACCATCAATAAAACTGGACTTATTTGAGCAAAATGATAAGCTTAAACTACTAGATTTGAGTCAAAATCAACTATCAGAAATAAACCGCTCTAAGAATTTCGATTCATTACATCATTTGGAAACCCTGAACCTttcatcaaataatttaaaaaaatttacaCCTTTATATTTGCAAAGTAGTAAAACAGTCAAAAACCTTTTATTAGATAATAACAACATTGATTATCTAGACTTTGAAGGGTTTTCGCTTGCAGGAGTCGAAAAACTTAGCATTAGTGGCAATCCGATTCTCTGTAAAGACATAGAGGAAGCAAGAGCTAAAAATTGGTATGACGATTTTAATTTGACAGCAATTAAAAATAGCCTCAACGGTTGTCGTAATCCAACTCCTCCCCCGACAGAACCAGGTAAAAGCCCTGTACCTGTACCCCACCCCACTGTAGAAGACCCTACAGAATGGGCAAACATGAAGCAACGTATAAAAAATACAGATGAGAAATTAACTCAGCACATTAATGATTTTGATACTAATGTTAATAAGAAAATAGCAAACGATCAGAAGGAAATATTAAATACAGTCAATCGTATTGAAAAACAATTTAAGCAACCTACAAATACTGCAAAAAGTGACAATTCTATGAAAACCTTGATGTACGTATCGGCAATTGGTGTAGTATTTTCAATAGTATTTATGTTGGTGAAATGTATTCTGAAAATGAGGTCAAAAAATAAATAG